The Herbaspirillum sp. DW155 genomic interval TCGAAGGGAAGGATCTCGAATTGTTGACGGGTCTGCTGCGCGCGTTCCAGTGTGGCGACCGACATGGGGGCTCCTGTGTATCCGAGGTCAGGCCGGGCCACGCCCGGCTGCCTGCCAAAGGGCTTATTACACTCCCCCGGCCACGCTCCAACAAGGAAGAAGAATTCATATCCATATGCGCTGAGCGCGCTAGGCCCTGCCGCTACAATAGCCGGGATGAAACAGCCCCTGCCTTTTCCTTCACATGGCCCTGAAACCGCCCATTCCGGGGCAGGCCGCTTGCCGCCCCGTCCCGACTTCACCGGGCTGAGCGCTGCGGAAGTGGCCGCACGCAAAGCGGCGCGTGACAAGCGCGATGCCCAGGTACGCGGCGTGGCGTCGGTGGCCGAGATGCGCCAGGCCATCCGCGAAGCCAGCGCCGTGCTGCCCGCAGTGCAGGAGATCGAGCGCATCGGAGCGCAGAAGACGGCCGCCTTCCGCGCACGGGCGCGCGCCGGCTTGCCCTTCATCATGACCGGCATGGCCAGCCGCTGGCCGCTGTCGGCGATGTCCATGGAAGACCTGCGCAAGCACTTCGGCCAGTTGCCGGTGCGCGCGCGGGTGGGGGACTACATCAACACCGCCTTCGCGCCGGACCGGGCCATGCAGGACATGACGCTGGTCGATTACCTGGCGCAGGCGATGGCCGATGAGAGCGGGCTTCCGCCCTATCTGGGCAACCTGGAATTGCGGGCCTTGAATGCGCTGTGCCAGTGGCCCAACTTCTTCGAGAAGATGGGGCCGCCGCGCTTCTGGATCGGACCGGCCGGCTGCATCACGCCGCTGCATTGCGACTATGACGACAATGTGTTCGCCCAGGTATGGGGAAAGAAACGCGTCTGGCTGGCGCCGCCGCATCATGACCAGTATCTGTATCCGAAAGAGGCCAACGCCATCCTGTTCGGTTCGCCCTTCGACCCCGATCATCCGGACCTGGAGCGCTTCCCGCTGGCGCGTCAGGCGGCGCTGGTGTGCTGCGAAGTGCAGCCGGGCGAGATGCTCTACATCCCGGCAGGCTGGTACCACCAGGTCAGTTCGCTGACGTTTTCGCTGTCGAGCAATCGCTGGGCGCGCGGGCGGCCATTGGTGTTGACTGCCGCAGAATCGCCATGATCGAAACGTTGACGAGATAAACGTCGATCATTTTCTAGCTTCCGCTTCTTTTTCTTCCCTTTACGCCTTCCGCAGATATTGGCCCCGCATGATGTGCGGCCTTGCTGCGGCCTGATGCAGACACGCTTCTGCACCTGTTTTCACTTCAACTTCACCAACAGTCCAGATCGCAGCTTCTTCCTGAAGACCTGACGACGAGGAAAACCGTGAAGTCCCAATCGCAACTCCCACGATCAAGCAGGCGACTCGCTGCGCCGGCACCAGCGACATCAAGCGCATGGACCACGTGAGCCGCCAAGCGCCAGCAGTGGCTGGCAGCGCTGATGTGCTGATCCAGGTTCTACACCGCCATTTCAGCGCTCATTCGGACAGTCGATGCCTGCTGTGGATTAATCCTGTGCTTCAGGATCCCTTTGACGCCGGTGAAGTGGAGCAAGACAGGCGCGTGCGCCTTCCTGTGGCGCATGCCAACTTCGACCCGCTGCTGGGCCCCTATCTGGTGATGCTGGATCTGGCGCGCCGTCACGACTCCGATCTGCTGGAACGCAGCGTGCAATGGGCTTGGGCCGACTGGACATTGGAGCAGCTACAAAGAATGCGCGGGCATTCGGTATGTGGATGGATCACCTGCTCAGTCAGTGCCGAGGATCTGACCCGACACTGGGCTGCAAGCTGCTATCTCCACAGATGGAACGGACTGGACACCTTGCTGCGGTTTCATGACCCCGGAGTGCGCGAATGGCTTTGGCCCATCCTCGATGCGCAGCAACGCCACACCTTGCTTGGCCCGGCCCAGGCCATCTGGGCCATCGGCCGGCAACACAGCTTGCTGGTTCAGGACCGTTCTCCAGAAGACCTGTCTGCCATCGACAGCGCGCCATCCATGATGCGCCTGCAACTGAGTGCCGACCAGTGGGCTGGTGTCAGTGACTTTGCCAACGTCCATGCCGCATGGCTGCAGCTGTGCTCGCAAGACAGCCTGTGGGCTGACCGGCTCGCCATGCAAGCCGGCTGGCCTCAGCGCACCTTCCACAGTCTGCAACATGCCAGCCGTTACGGTTTGCGCGACGCCCGTTGCCGCACGCTGTTTGCCAGACACGCGCTGGAGATCGGCATGGACTTCCATCTTGCCCCCTTGCTGGCCCCGGTATGGCTGAAGACGGCGGAGGGCCTGCCCTATGGACGGGCTCTGGAAGACGTCATCCACGACCGGCCTGACTTGCTGGCAGGGATTTTTCGAAAGGCACTTTGATCATGGCTTGTACCAATCCTCAGAATCCATCCTGCCCGAACTGCAACAAAAGCGGTCTGGCCATCCTGCCGGTACGCTATTGCGTGGTACCCAAGGAGGTTGATGCATTTGTCCCCGCTCCGTTGGGCAACAAGGTCTTGACGGTTCCTTTGCGCAATCACAACTATGCGCTGCGCACCTTGAGACAGGGTTTCCTCTATCTCTTCCACGAGAAGCATCCCAGCGGCAGCCACATCAAATGGGAAGTCTATGCGGTCTCCGAGGCCGGCACGCTATGGAAGATGCCATCTGCGGGCGCCATCAGGCTGGTCGGCGAGGAACCCCAGTGTGCGCGCAATGGGCACAATCTCCCGGCATCGGTCATCACGATCGAAGAGCCGCAACACTGCAAGCGAGTCTGGCTGGCGTTTTCCGAGCATATATGGAGCGCGGAGACACTGGCCGACTTTGAACGTGACGTCAAACTCCGTGATCGCCGGATGCAGTGCTTGGAGCCAGCGACCTGGATTGCCGCCGGCGGCTATCGCCACGGGCTTGCCGCGAGCAAACGCAACATCGAGCAGATATTGGAATATCGCCCGCGGTATGACGCTGGCACGCTCAACAGAAGCGGCATGAGAAACATCAGCAAGCCGGCCAAGGATGGCAGCTATTTCAAGGAGGTACTCACGCGGGAAAGCACCGTCCATGTCTCCTTTGCCCGTGCGGACCAGAGTGAGACCGTCGCCAGCCTGATGCAGCAGATCGGCAAGCAGGCAAAAGGAAAAGATCATCCGCCCATGATCATGGGGCTGTGGGATGCGGTAGGCATCGTGCATGAGCTCAATGGCTATCGCAATGACGTGGTCGGTTGGTCGGAGAAATACGTTGACGAACTGGAGCAGCAGGTCTCGGCGATGATGACCATTGACGGCTTGCGGGAAGTACTGGGGGAACGCGCGGCACGAATCCAGGAAGAGGTGCTACAGGCCCAGTCCATCAGGCAACCTGATACTGAGCCAATACGGGCCCGTGCCGCGACTCGTCCGATGCAGGAGCGGCAGAAGCTTGAGGAGATTTGCGACCTCATCGATGACTTGCGCATGACGGACATTTCCCCTCGGGTCATCGATCCTGGCCATCTGCTCCACCGCGTCAACCGACTACCTGAACCGCAGCGTAGCGAAGAACTGGCAAAGGTGCGCGTGAAGGCTGACGAACTGGTGCGTGCACGGGGAAGAGCGGGCCGCGAGAATGTTGCCTACGCGCGTGCCGGTGCATGGAAAAAATATGAAAGCCGGCTGGACAAGCCACTGCTGGAAAAATTCAAGAAGAACTACCAGGCTTTCCAGGAAGAGGTCGCTCGCATCGCCGAGGAGCGGACGGAAGACCTGGTGCGCTGGCTGGAATCGAAGAGTCTGCTGGACGCCTTCAGCGAGTTTCATGGAAAGAACGTCCATGACGGCATGGTGTTTGACGATCAGGTCGGCCGTGCGCTCTTTGGCATGAACCACAGCCTGGTTGGCCAGCGCAAGATCGCCGCCTGGGTGGACGACATGCGAGCCACCGAAAGCAATCTGCTATGGCGGGCGATGGCGCTCAATCAGGTCGATGCGATGCGCGAACTCGATGCCTACCTGAAAGAGGCCATCGCCCACAACGACAAGCGGGTGCTGGCGTCCAGCCTTGGCTGGGACACCGTCTTTCAAAAGAGCCTGAAGTCGGTGGCCGACGTCTACAAGAAGGCCAACAGCCTCTACGTCGCTAACGACAAGGCGGCCTCCGCCAAAGGGTCGATGGCCTTCGATGTCGCACTCAAGGCGTATCCCACGCGGGGCATCGATCGTCAGATCATGACGACGGGTGACGCCATCATTCGGCGATTCAGGATCGACAGCGCGCTCGATTATGGGGGCGAGAAAATGATCCAGCACCTCTTGAGCATCCGGGCACTGGTGGACCCGGCGGACTCGCTGCAACTGATACGGGTGCAATCGAAGGAAGAAGGCATTGCGCGACAGCAGACCATGGAACGGCTGCGCACGGCCCGGACCTTCCTGATGGAAGACAAGCCGGAGATGAGAACGGTGCAGGCGGAGAAGTTGCGCGCGGCCTGGGAAGGATTCAAGAACAGCGGCACGCACACCAATGCCGTCAAGGACATCCGGTTGAACCTGCTGGTCATGTTCATCGAGGGCGGCAACTTTGCCAAGATGATGGGCGAAGTCCTGAAGAAGAACGATAAGAAAAGCTGGCTGGCGCTGGCCGCTTCAGGCATGACGATTACGGCGGGCCTGTTCGATATCACAGCGACGCTGGTGAAAGGGATTGCGCAGGACGCGGCAGGTGATTTTGACAAGGGCGCTTCGCTCTGGAGCTATCAGCGGTTGAAGTTGGCGGGGGGGTTGTTGAGTGCGGGGGGATCGGCGATTGGGGCTTATTTGGACTATGAGGAATACAGCAAAGCCTCACATAGAGAGCGTTCAAGTCTAGCTACGCTATATGGACTGAAATTTGCGGGGGGAGCAGCTAACGCGATCATATCGCTAGCTACTGCCTTAACCTACTCAACACCCTATATCCGCCATTTAACTTCCACGTCGGTTCTTATCCTCACCGCAAAGAAAGTAGGTCAGAAAGAGATCCCGTTCATTGTTGCAAGAGGTTTACTGATGACAATGGGAGGCTCTCTTTCTATCGCCTTATTCGGTTTGCAGGTTCTGATATGGATTTTCGAAGAGGACGAGCTGCAAATATGGTGCTCCCTCTGCCCATTTGGAGAGAAACGCGACACCCCCGTTGGGTACGCGTCCCATAGGGAACAAATGCTGGCTCTCAACAAGGCCCTGGTGGAGCTGGCGCTAGCACCTCCTGCAAAGGAAGAAGACTCCCAAAGAGCTTGGGGAGCACTTGAAGATCCAACATTGGAAGAGTTGCGAATGTATTTTTGAAAGACAGAGATGACCGACTTTATAGACATCCCCAACAGTAGCGATCTTCAGAAAGTGACAGGCCACATCCGAAATTTCAGGAAGTCACGCGAGACAGCCAATTTCTTCTTCACGGCACGCGATCAGAGCAACATGCGCCTCGGAGCCATTCTGTCGGCCTTGATCGGTGACTCCGGGCAGGCGGCGACTCTGTCGAACTATGCCTCGTCCATGGAGGGTATCGGCGATTATGTTCAATTTGAGTTGGAAGGACGTCGTGCCTATGGGTGGTTGTGGGGCAGCCCATTCAAAGACGGCGACTATGTAGAAGCTGTGATCAAGAAGCAAGGTGGCAGTTACGAATTGTTCGCTCTGTACAAACCAGTGGAACGAACTATCGCGCTTTACCCCCATTGCATCAAGGGAACCCGCGCATACCTGCGCGCTGCCTTGAGACGGACCTTGTTTGCCAACGCTTTTTTCATCATTGCGCTTTCTCTTTTATTTCTGTTTGGCGGGAAACAGTCACTGGAGCAAGGAATCAAATTTATTTCCTCAAGGGAAGCCCTGGGGGGTCTCTTCCTTGGCATGGTAATCACCTCGGGAATCTGCTTTACCATGCTTCGAAAATGGCTTCCGTTTGCCAAGCTGGCAGAAAAGATCTTTCGTGCGCTGGAGTTTCCATCACCGTCCGACATCAATTTGTGGGAGTCAACCACACGGCTGACCGCACCGGATGAGGATGACGAAGATGAGGAAGACAACGGCCTCTATTTCAAATATTAGAAGAGCCTCCTACCCAAGCACAAAGTTAAAGATGACCGACTTTATAGACATCCCCAACAGCAACGATCTCCAGAAATTATCAGGCCATATAAAGAATTTCAGGAAGTCACGCGAGACAGCCAATTTCTTCTTCACTGCACGCGATCAGAGCAACATGCGCCTCGGAGCAATTCTGTGGGGCTTGATCGGTGACTCCGGGCAAGCGGCGACTCTATCGAATTATGCCTCGTCCATGGAGGACATGGGCGATTACGTTCAATCTGAACTGGACGGACGTTCTCTGGCCGGATGGCTCTGGGGCAGTCCCTTCAAGGAGGGCGACTATGTGGAAGCGGCCGTCAAAAAGCAAGGCAGCCGTTACGAGTTGTTCGCCTTATACAAACCAGAAGAACGAACTATTGCCCTCTATCCCCATTGCATCAGAGGGACCCGCGCCTTCTTGCGCATCGCACTGCAGCGGACCCTTTTCGTCAATCTGATCCTTCTTACGACGGTTTCTCTCTTGATACTGTTCGGCTTCAACCAACCACTAACATACGGGATGGAATTTTTTTCCTCAAAGGAGGGCATGCTGGGTTTACTCGCAGGAGTCTTAATCTCCACTGGGTGTTGCCTCGCGATGACTTGGAAATGGCTTCCCTTCGCCAAACTGGCAGAAAAGATCTTTCGTGCGCTGGACTTCCCGTCACCCTCCAACATCAATTTGTCGGAATCCACCAAGCGTCTAACCGCACAGGATGAGGATGACGAAGATGAGGAAGACCACGGCCTCTATTTCAAATATTAGGAGCGCCGCCTAGCCGAGCACAAAGTTAAAGATGACCGACTTTATAGACATCCCCAACAGCAATGATCTTCAGAAATTATCAGGCCATATAAAGAATTTCAGGAAGTCACGCGAGACAGCCAATTTCTTCTTCACCGCACGCGATCAAAGCAACATGCGCCTCGGAGCGATTCTGTCGGCCTTGATCGGTGACTCCGGGCAGGCGGCGACTCTGTCGAACTATGCCTCTTCCATGGAGGGCATCGGAGACTATATTCAACTTGAGCTTGACGGGCGTACTCTCCGTGGATGGTTATGGGGAAGTCCTTTCAAGGACGGCGACTATGTAGAAGCCGCCGTCAGGCGACAAGGAAACTGCTACGAGCTGTTCGCTTTGTATAAACCGGGGGAACGCACTATTGCCCTTTATCCCCATTGCATCAAAGGCACGCGTGCTTTCTTACGTAGCGCCGTAAGAAAGACCTTGGTTACCAACGCTCTCTTTCTCACAGCCATTTCCCTCATCATCCTTTTGGGCGGAAATCAGTCGCTGAGCTACCGGATAGAATTCATTTCTTCAATAGAAGCGAGGTGGGGATTCTTGCTTGCCATCGCACTCACCACTGGTATTTGCTTCGCCATACTTTGGAAATGGCTCCCCTTTGCAAAGCTCGCGGAAAAAATATTTCGTGCTCTAGATTTTCCGCGACCCGCCGAGGTCAATTTGTCGGAATCCACCAAGCGTCTAACCGCACAGGATGAGGATGACGAAGATGAGGAAGACAACGGTCTCTATTTCAAATATTAAAACCGTCCCTCTTTCCAAGCCCCCAATAAGAAACCCCACGCCCGTTGCCAGGCGTGGGGTTCATCCACCAACTTGTTGCGCTACCAGGCAACGGGTGTGACTCAGCCCACCAGCTTCTTGCGCAGCAGTTCGGTCAATTGCGCCGGATTGGCCTTGCCGCGCGTGGCCTTCATGGCCTGGCCGATCAGGGCGTTGATGGCCTGTTCCTTGCCGGCGCGGAATTCGGCCACCGACTTTTCATTGGCCGCCAGCACCTGGTCCACGATGGCTTCCAGCGCGCCGCTGTCGGAGATCTGCTTCAATCCCTTGGCTTCGATGATGTCGTCGGCCAGGGTCTCCTTGTCGGACCTGGCTTCCCACATGCCGGCGAAGACTTCCTTGGCGATCTTGTTGGAGATGGTGCCATCGGCGATGCGCTTCAACAGCAGCGCCAGTTGTGCAGCCTTCACGGGGGCATCGGCGATGTCGGTGTCTTCGCGGTTGAGCGTGGAGGCCACGTCACCCATCAACCAGTTGGCGGCCGGCTTGGCTTGTTCCTTGCCGGCGGCAGCAACCACGGCTTCGAAGTAGGAGGCCATGCCCTTGGATTGGGTCAGCACCATCGCATCGTATTCCGGCAGCGCATACTCGGCCACGAAACGCGCGCGCATGGCGGCGGGCAGCTCGGGCATGGTGGCCTTGACGCGCTCGATCCACTCCTGCGAGATGGCCAGCGGCGGCAGGTCGGGGTCGGGGAAGTAACGGTAGTCCTGCGCGTCTTCCTTGCTGCGCATGGAGCGGGTTTCCTTCTTGTCCGGATCGTAGAGGCGGGTTTCCTGCACCACGGTGCCGCCGTCTTCGATCAGTTCGATCTGGCGGCGCACTTCGTAGTTGATGGCCTCTTCCAGGAAGCGGAAGGAGTTCAGGTTCTTGATCTCGCAACGGGTGCCGAATTTTTCCTGGCCGACCGGACGCACGGAGACGTTGGCGTCGCAGCGGAACGAGCCTTCCTGCATGTTGCCGTCGCAAATGCCCAGCCACATCACCAGCGAATGCAGGGCCTTGGCATAGCCAACGGCTTCGGCGGCGCTGCGCATCTCGGGTTCGGTGACGATTTCCAGCAAGGGCGTGCCGGCGCGGTTCAGGTCGATGCCGGTCATGCCCTGGTAGTCCTCGTGCAGGGACTTGCCGGCGTCTTCTTCGAGGTGGGCGCGGGTCAGGTTGATGGTCTTGATCTCGGTCTTGCCGTCCTTCTCGACGGCGAAGGACATGGTGCCGCCTTGCACCACCGGGATCTCGAACTGGCTGATCTGGTAGCCCTTGGGCAGGTCGGGATAGAAGTAATTCTTGCGCGCGAACACCGAGCGCGGGGCGATGGTGGCACCGATGGCGAGACCAAACTGGATCGCGCGTTCCACCGCGCCCTTGTTCAGGACCGGCAGCACGCCCGGCAAGGCCAGGTCCACGGGGCTGGCCTGGGTGTTGGGTTCGGCGCCGAAGCGGGTCGAGCTGCCGCTGAAGATCTTGGATTGGGTCGAAAGCTGCGTGTGCGTTTCGAGGCCGATGACGACTTCCCACTGCATGATGTTGTCCTTGCGAATGCTGTTGTTGGTGACGAGGGCCAGCGATCAGGCCGGTTCGCGCAGGTGCCAGTCGGTGGCCTGCTGGAACTGGTGCGCCACGTTCAGCAGGCGCGCCTCGTCGAAATAATTGCCGATGATCTGCAGGCCGACCGGGCGCTTGCCGTTCTTCTCGCCCTGTCCGAATCCACAGGGGATGGACATGCCGGGCAAACCGGCCAGGCTGGTGGAAAGCGTGAAGATGTCGGCCAGGTAGTTGGCCACCGGGTCATCGGCCTTGTCGCCCAAGTCCCAGGCGACGGTGGGCGAGACCGGGCCCATGATGACGTCGCACTGGCGGTCGGGGCCGGCCAGGGCGCGCTGGAAGTCTTCGGCGATCAGGCGGCGGATCTTCTGGGCCTGCAGGTAGTAGGCGTCGTAATAGCCGTGCGAGAGCACGTAGGAGCCGACCAGGATGCGGCGCTTGACTTCCTCGCCAAAGCCTTCGGCACGCGACTTCTTGTACATCTCGGCCAGGTCCTTGTAGTCGGCGGCGCGATGGCCGTAGCGCACGCCGTCGAAGCGCGACAGGTTAGAGGAGGCCTCGGCCGGGGCGATCACGTAATACACGGGAATGGACAGCTCGGTCTTGGGCAGCGAAATGTCGACCAGGGTCGCACCGAGCTTCTCGAACTCGGCCAGGGCGCCACGCACGGCCGCTTCCACGTCGGCGGCCAGGCCGGCGCCGAAGAATTCCTTGGGCACGCCGATGCGCAGGCCTTGCAGGCTCTGGTTCAGCGAGCGGGTGAAATCTTCCTTGGGGCGTTGCAGGCTGGTGGAATCGCGCTCGTCGAAGCCGATCATGGTGTTCAACAGCAGGCCGCAATCTTCGGCCGTCCTGGCAATCGGGCCGCCCTGGTCCAGCGAAGAGGCGAAGGCGATCATGCCGTAGCGCGACACGCTGCCATAGGTCGGCTTGATGCCGGTCACGCCGCACAGCGAGGCCGGCTGGCGGATCGAGCCGCCGGTGTCGGTGGCGGTGGCCGCCGGCACCAGACGCGCGGCCACGGCAGCGGCCGAGCCGCCCGAGGAGCCGCCGGGGATGGCGGTCTTGTCCCAGGGGTTCTTGACCGGACCATAGAAGGAATTCTCGTTGCTGGAGCCCATGGCGAATTCGTCGCAGTTGAGCTTGCCCAGGGTGACCATGCCGGCGGCGTTGAACTGTTCCACCACGGTCGCGTCGAAGGGGCTCACATAATTTTGCAGCATGCGCGAACCGGCCGTGGTGCGCCAGTTGCGGGTGACGAAGATGTCCTTGTGCGCAATGGGCACACCGGTCAGAGCAGGCGCATCATTGCCGGCCAGGCGCGCATCGGCGGCCTGGGCCTGCGCCAGGGTCAGTGCGCGGTCCACGTGCAGGAAGGCATTGAGATCGCTGGCCTCGATGCGGTCCAGGAACAGGGTCGCCAGTTCAGTGGCGGAAATCTTGCGCGCTTGCAGTTGCGCGGACAGTTCTTTGAGGGTGAGCTTGTGCATGGAATTGGTTACGCTGCGGTCTGGCGGGCCGGCTGGGCCGGATGCGGACGGGTTCTGGACGGGACGCCGGGTTTACTCGATCACCTTGGGGACCAGATACAGGCCATCCTGGGTGGCCGGGGCCGGTCGCTGGTAGTCGTCGCGGCGATTGGTCTCGGTCACGACGTCTTCGCGCAGGCGCAGCGCCAGCGCCGGCTCGATGGCGGCAATCGGGTGCGACAGCGGTTCCACGCCGTAGGTGT includes:
- a CDS encoding cupin-like domain-containing protein, producing the protein MKQPLPFPSHGPETAHSGAGRLPPRPDFTGLSAAEVAARKAARDKRDAQVRGVASVAEMRQAIREASAVLPAVQEIERIGAQKTAAFRARARAGLPFIMTGMASRWPLSAMSMEDLRKHFGQLPVRARVGDYINTAFAPDRAMQDMTLVDYLAQAMADESGLPPYLGNLELRALNALCQWPNFFEKMGPPRFWIGPAGCITPLHCDYDDNVFAQVWGKKRVWLAPPHHDQYLYPKEANAILFGSPFDPDHPDLERFPLARQAALVCCEVQPGEMLYIPAGWYHQVSSLTFSLSSNRWARGRPLVLTAAESP
- a CDS encoding DUF4123 domain-containing protein, encoding MDHVSRQAPAVAGSADVLIQVLHRHFSAHSDSRCLLWINPVLQDPFDAGEVEQDRRVRLPVAHANFDPLLGPYLVMLDLARRHDSDLLERSVQWAWADWTLEQLQRMRGHSVCGWITCSVSAEDLTRHWAASCYLHRWNGLDTLLRFHDPGVREWLWPILDAQQRHTLLGPAQAIWAIGRQHSLLVQDRSPEDLSAIDSAPSMMRLQLSADQWAGVSDFANVHAAWLQLCSQDSLWADRLAMQAGWPQRTFHSLQHASRYGLRDARCRTLFARHALEIGMDFHLAPLLAPVWLKTAEGLPYGRALEDVIHDRPDLLAGIFRKAL
- a CDS encoding T6SS effector BTH_I2691 family protein; the encoded protein is MACTNPQNPSCPNCNKSGLAILPVRYCVVPKEVDAFVPAPLGNKVLTVPLRNHNYALRTLRQGFLYLFHEKHPSGSHIKWEVYAVSEAGTLWKMPSAGAIRLVGEEPQCARNGHNLPASVITIEEPQHCKRVWLAFSEHIWSAETLADFERDVKLRDRRMQCLEPATWIAAGGYRHGLAASKRNIEQILEYRPRYDAGTLNRSGMRNISKPAKDGSYFKEVLTRESTVHVSFARADQSETVASLMQQIGKQAKGKDHPPMIMGLWDAVGIVHELNGYRNDVVGWSEKYVDELEQQVSAMMTIDGLREVLGERAARIQEEVLQAQSIRQPDTEPIRARAATRPMQERQKLEEICDLIDDLRMTDISPRVIDPGHLLHRVNRLPEPQRSEELAKVRVKADELVRARGRAGRENVAYARAGAWKKYESRLDKPLLEKFKKNYQAFQEEVARIAEERTEDLVRWLESKSLLDAFSEFHGKNVHDGMVFDDQVGRALFGMNHSLVGQRKIAAWVDDMRATESNLLWRAMALNQVDAMRELDAYLKEAIAHNDKRVLASSLGWDTVFQKSLKSVADVYKKANSLYVANDKAASAKGSMAFDVALKAYPTRGIDRQIMTTGDAIIRRFRIDSALDYGGEKMIQHLLSIRALVDPADSLQLIRVQSKEEGIARQQTMERLRTARTFLMEDKPEMRTVQAEKLRAAWEGFKNSGTHTNAVKDIRLNLLVMFIEGGNFAKMMGEVLKKNDKKSWLALAASGMTITAGLFDITATLVKGIAQDAAGDFDKGASLWSYQRLKLAGGLLSAGGSAIGAYLDYEEYSKASHRERSSLATLYGLKFAGGAANAIISLATALTYSTPYIRHLTSTSVLILTAKKVGQKEIPFIVARGLLMTMGGSLSIALFGLQVLIWIFEEDELQIWCSLCPFGEKRDTPVGYASHREQMLALNKALVELALAPPAKEEDSQRAWGALEDPTLEELRMYF
- a CDS encoding putative type VI secretion system effector; translation: MTDFIDIPNSSDLQKVTGHIRNFRKSRETANFFFTARDQSNMRLGAILSALIGDSGQAATLSNYASSMEGIGDYVQFELEGRRAYGWLWGSPFKDGDYVEAVIKKQGGSYELFALYKPVERTIALYPHCIKGTRAYLRAALRRTLFANAFFIIALSLLFLFGGKQSLEQGIKFISSREALGGLFLGMVITSGICFTMLRKWLPFAKLAEKIFRALEFPSPSDINLWESTTRLTAPDEDDEDEEDNGLYFKY
- a CDS encoding putative type VI secretion system effector, yielding MTDFIDIPNSNDLQKLSGHIKNFRKSRETANFFFTARDQSNMRLGAILWGLIGDSGQAATLSNYASSMEDMGDYVQSELDGRSLAGWLWGSPFKEGDYVEAAVKKQGSRYELFALYKPEERTIALYPHCIRGTRAFLRIALQRTLFVNLILLTTVSLLILFGFNQPLTYGMEFFSSKEGMLGLLAGVLISTGCCLAMTWKWLPFAKLAEKIFRALDFPSPSNINLSESTKRLTAQDEDDEDEEDHGLYFKY
- a CDS encoding putative type VI secretion system effector yields the protein MTDFIDIPNSNDLQKLSGHIKNFRKSRETANFFFTARDQSNMRLGAILSALIGDSGQAATLSNYASSMEGIGDYIQLELDGRTLRGWLWGSPFKDGDYVEAAVRRQGNCYELFALYKPGERTIALYPHCIKGTRAFLRSAVRKTLVTNALFLTAISLIILLGGNQSLSYRIEFISSIEARWGFLLAIALTTGICFAILWKWLPFAKLAEKIFRALDFPRPAEVNLSESTKRLTAQDEDDEDEEDNGLYFKY
- the gatB gene encoding Asp-tRNA(Asn)/Glu-tRNA(Gln) amidotransferase subunit GatB is translated as MQWEVVIGLETHTQLSTQSKIFSGSSTRFGAEPNTQASPVDLALPGVLPVLNKGAVERAIQFGLAIGATIAPRSVFARKNYFYPDLPKGYQISQFEIPVVQGGTMSFAVEKDGKTEIKTINLTRAHLEEDAGKSLHEDYQGMTGIDLNRAGTPLLEIVTEPEMRSAAEAVGYAKALHSLVMWLGICDGNMQEGSFRCDANVSVRPVGQEKFGTRCEIKNLNSFRFLEEAINYEVRRQIELIEDGGTVVQETRLYDPDKKETRSMRSKEDAQDYRYFPDPDLPPLAISQEWIERVKATMPELPAAMRARFVAEYALPEYDAMVLTQSKGMASYFEAVVAAAGKEQAKPAANWLMGDVASTLNREDTDIADAPVKAAQLALLLKRIADGTISNKIAKEVFAGMWEARSDKETLADDIIEAKGLKQISDSGALEAIVDQVLAANEKSVAEFRAGKEQAINALIGQAMKATRGKANPAQLTELLRKKLVG
- the gatA gene encoding Asp-tRNA(Asn)/Glu-tRNA(Gln) amidotransferase subunit GatA, whose translation is MHKLTLKELSAQLQARKISATELATLFLDRIEASDLNAFLHVDRALTLAQAQAADARLAGNDAPALTGVPIAHKDIFVTRNWRTTAGSRMLQNYVSPFDATVVEQFNAAGMVTLGKLNCDEFAMGSSNENSFYGPVKNPWDKTAIPGGSSGGSAAAVAARLVPAATATDTGGSIRQPASLCGVTGIKPTYGSVSRYGMIAFASSLDQGGPIARTAEDCGLLLNTMIGFDERDSTSLQRPKEDFTRSLNQSLQGLRIGVPKEFFGAGLAADVEAAVRGALAEFEKLGATLVDISLPKTELSIPVYYVIAPAEASSNLSRFDGVRYGHRAADYKDLAEMYKKSRAEGFGEEVKRRILVGSYVLSHGYYDAYYLQAQKIRRLIAEDFQRALAGPDRQCDVIMGPVSPTVAWDLGDKADDPVANYLADIFTLSTSLAGLPGMSIPCGFGQGEKNGKRPVGLQIIGNYFDEARLLNVAHQFQQATDWHLREPA
- the gatC gene encoding Asp-tRNA(Asn)/Glu-tRNA(Gln) amidotransferase subunit GatC, whose translation is MSLALSDVKRIANLSRLELTDAQAGATLDKLNGIFALVEQMKAIDTYGVEPLSHPIAAIEPALALRLREDVVTETNRRDDYQRPAPATQDGLYLVPKVIE